One segment of Nostoc piscinale CENA21 DNA contains the following:
- the holA gene encoding DNA polymerase III subunit delta, whose product MPILVYWGEDDFAMEKAVNSLRDRILDPLWTDFNYSYFAPDQSDAAIAALNQAMTPTFGAGGRLVWLINTNLCQQCPENVLAELTRTLPVIPENSYLLLTSRNKPDERLKSTKLLKQFATEFREFSLIPPWKTELIVQAVQQAAQTIGVQLAPKTAELLAETVGNDTRLLYNELEKLRLYHLDSKKPLDVETVSKLVRNTTQNSLQLAAAIRTGDTGKALTVLTDLLNATEPGLRIVATLIGQFRTWLWVKIVTDSGERNPQAIAQASDVSNPKRIYFLQQEVKLLSVQQLISCLPLLLELEISLKQGSAEISTLQTKVIELCQICKGNGKYI is encoded by the coding sequence ATGCCGATTTTGGTTTACTGGGGTGAAGATGACTTTGCGATGGAAAAAGCGGTTAATTCGTTACGCGATCGCATTTTAGATCCCTTGTGGACAGATTTTAACTATTCTTATTTTGCGCCTGATCAATCTGATGCTGCGATTGCCGCTTTAAATCAAGCGATGACACCGACTTTTGGTGCTGGTGGACGTTTGGTTTGGCTGATAAATACCAACCTTTGTCAACAATGTCCTGAAAATGTGTTGGCGGAATTGACACGCACTTTACCAGTCATTCCAGAAAATTCCTATTTATTGCTTACCAGTCGCAATAAACCAGATGAACGGCTGAAATCTACCAAATTGCTAAAACAATTCGCCACAGAGTTTCGGGAATTTTCGCTGATTCCCCCGTGGAAAACCGAATTAATTGTGCAAGCTGTTCAGCAAGCGGCGCAAACTATAGGTGTACAACTCGCGCCGAAAACTGCCGAACTGTTAGCAGAAACTGTGGGTAATGATACAAGGCTGCTTTACAACGAGTTAGAAAAATTGCGGCTGTATCATCTGGATAGTAAAAAGCCTTTAGATGTCGAGACTGTTAGTAAATTAGTCAGAAATACTACGCAAAATAGTTTACAATTAGCAGCAGCAATTAGAACAGGTGATACAGGCAAAGCTTTAACTGTATTGACTGATTTGCTAAATGCGACCGAACCAGGATTACGGATAGTGGCAACATTAATTGGTCAATTTCGCACTTGGTTATGGGTCAAAATTGTCACAGATAGCGGTGAGCGTAACCCGCAAGCGATCGCTCAAGCCTCTGATGTGAGCAATCCTAAACGTATCTACTTTTTACAACAAGAAGTCAAATTACTGTCTGTGCAGCAACTAATTTCGTGTTTACCGTTACTGTTGGAGTTAGAAATCAGCCTTAAACAAGGATCTGCGGAAATATCCACACTCCAAACCAAAGTAATTGAACTTTGTCAAATATGTAAAGGCAACGGAAAATACATATAA
- a CDS encoding DUF4168 domain-containing protein produces MTTVSLLASTLTFTAKADAQTPTVNNNEIVSYAQAVLAMEPSRQQAFSEIKKLIGGGEIPQIVCNEPQSINSLPRKARDIAVNYCNRSQKIVEENGLTIERFNNITLEIQNNNNLKRQIYNTLIRLQKK; encoded by the coding sequence ATGACTACTGTAAGTTTGTTAGCCAGCACATTGACATTTACAGCCAAAGCTGATGCTCAAACTCCTACAGTCAATAATAATGAAATCGTCAGCTATGCCCAAGCTGTCTTAGCAATGGAGCCATCACGCCAACAAGCCTTTAGCGAAATCAAAAAATTAATCGGTGGCGGAGAAATTCCCCAGATTGTTTGTAACGAGCCTCAAAGCATTAACAGTCTACCACGCAAAGCCAGAGATATTGCCGTCAATTACTGTAATCGCTCTCAAAAAATCGTGGAAGAAAATGGTTTAACCATTGAGCGGTTTAATAATATTACTCTCGAAATTCAAAATAACAATAACTTAAAAAGGCAAATTTACAATACCTTAATTCGCTTACAAAAAAAATAA